CTTGGCGGTCGGATGATGAACAAGGAAGGAACGAGCTAACCGCCATGGCCCAGCGCCGCCTGCACTTAGAGACTCCACCCGGGACCAGGGACCTGCTATTTGATGAAGCCGAAATCAAGCGGGAGATCGAAAACCGCATGAGCGCGGCCTTTCGCCGTTGGGCTTACCGCGAGGTTTTGACTCCCACCTTGGAGTACTATGATACTCTCCTCCGAGGCGCAGCCCAGTCCAAGGATAAAGAGATCTATAAATTTGTGGACCGGGAAGGATATATACTGGCTCTGCGGCCAGAACTTACCACTCCCTTGGCCCGGGTGAGCCAGACCCGGCTGGCGGGCCAGGAAAGGCCGCTTCGGCTTTTTTATTTTGGCCCGGTTTTTCGCTATGCCCAGCCCCAGTCGGGCAGGCCGCGGGAGTTCTTTCAGACCGGGGCCGAGCTCATCGGCGGTGCCGGGGCGGCGGCTGATGCCGAGATCTTGGCCTTAGCCATAGAAATATTGGAAACGGCAGGGCTGCGTGACTTCCAGGTGGGCCTAGGGCAAGTGGAGGTAATGCGCAGCCTTTATGATAAGTTGCCCCTGGCAGCCGAGGAAAAAGAAGACTTGCTTGAGGCGTTGGGGCGAAAAGATCTGGTGGCAGTGGAGCAGATCATTGCCCAAAAAGGCCAGGGCCAAAGCCAAGCGCGGCTGTTGACGGCTTTGCTGGAGCTGCACGGGGGCAAGGAAACCTTGGAGCAGGCACGCAGTCTGGCCGAGGGAACCGAGGCTGTCCCGGCTTTGGAGAGCTTGGAGCTGGTTTGGGATCTGGTGCAGTCGTATGGAAAGTCTCCCCGCCTCTTCTTGGATCTGGGTATCTTGCGCGACTTTAATTATTACACGGGTCTGGTGTTTGAAGTCTACGTTCCCGGGCTGGGGATTCCTTTGGGAGGCGGGGGCCGCTATGACCACCTGCTGGCGCAGTTTGGTGAGCCCTGCCCGGCTACCGGCTTTGCCCTCAATCTGGACCTGATCATCCAGGCCTTGCTGCGCCAGGAAGAGGGTCGGGCTGGGGGGCGGGAAAGGGCAGGATTACCGGCTGAGGCCGGATCGCCCCAGTACCTGGTGGCCGGGAGCGATTGGAGCCAGGTGGTAGCCTACGCCCGGCGACTCCGGCAAAAGGGCTTCCGGGTAGAGGTGGACCTGGCCGGCCTGGGAAGCGAAGAAGCCCAGGAATACGCCCGGCGCCGGGGCATCGACCAGGTGATCTTCCTGGGCGACCGGACCGGGAGGTGAACCCTTTGTTGACGTTGGCTTTGCCGAAGGGGAAATTAGGCCAAGAGAGCTTGGCCTTGCTAGCCAAGATTGGCTGGCCGGGAGCAGGCATCGATCCCGATGCTCGGGCGCTGGTACACGAATTTCCTGAGGCTAACAAAAAATATATTTTTTGCCGCCCCACCGACGTACCTACCTTGGTGGAATACGGGGCGGCCGATGTTGGTATGGTGGGCAAGGATACCTTGCTGGAGGCTAGCGCCAACGTTTATGAATTGGTAGACCTGCAGTTTGGCTATTGTCGACTGGTGTTGGCAGTGCCGGCTGCTTTCCTGGGGCGCGAGGAGTTGGCTTGCCCGGAGCGAATAGATTTGCTTAGTTTTTGCCAGCGCTGGGGGCAGTTTCGGGTGGCTACCAAATTTCCCCGGCTGGCCCAGGCCTTTTTCCGGGAGCAGGGCATACCGGCGGAGGTTATTAAACTGCACGGCAACATTGAACTGGCGCCCCGGGTGGGCTTGGCTCAAGGCATCGTGGATTTAGTGGCCACCGGCAAGACCTTGCGCGACAATCACTTAGTTGCCATACGTACCATTCACGAATCTACGGCACGCCTAATTGTCAACCGGGTGAGCTACCGGCTCAAATACCACCAGGTGCAGGAGCTGGTGGAGGCTTTAAAGAAGGCTCTGGCGGCTGCCGGAGCCCGAGACGGAGCGCTAGGTGGCTCCGCGTAGGATTACAGAGCGGAGGACCAGCACCCCAGGTTGGAAGTAAGTGATCTTTTGAAGGAGTGAAGGAGGGCCGGGCCCAAAATGGCTGAACCGGCGAGCGGGCCGCGAGTGGCCGAGGTGCAAAGGGAGACCAAGGAGACCCAGGTGAGACTTCGCCTGAGCCTGGACGGGGACGGAACCTTTCGGGGAAGCACCGGGGTGGGCTTTATGGATCACATGCTGGAGCTGTTTTGTGCCCACGCTTGGGTGGACCTGGAAATAGAAATGAGCGGAGATCTCCAGGTGGATGCTCATCATAGCCTGGAGGACTTGGGGATTTGCCTCGGCCAAGCTTTGAGGAAGGCTTGGGGGGACAAGCGGGGCCTAGCCAGATATGGCTGGTGCCTTTTGCCCATGGATGAAGCCCTGATCCTCCTGGCTTTGGACCTTTCTTCCCGCCCCTACTTGAGTTTTGAGGTTAGCTTGGGGGCGGGGCGGATCGGCGACCTGGATGCCGAACTTATCGAGGAATTCCTGCGGGCCCTGACCAACCAAGGCGGGATAACCTTGCATGTCCGCCAACTGGCGGGAAAGAATTCGCACCATATAGCGGAAGCTATATTTAAGGGGTTGGGTCGGTGCTTGCGCCAGGCGGTGGCCCTAGAGGTGGGGCCGGGAGCGGACCGCATCCCCTCGACCAAGGGAGTGCTCTAGGCGGCCTGCCCTGCATTGGCCTGGTTGGATAAGGATGGTTTGGCGGAGGAGCAGGTGGACGAGGAACTATGGAGATGGAAGTGGGAGCGGCTGACGGGGCTGGGGAAACTTTAACTGGCCAACCTAGGTTGGTCATAGTTGATTATGGCATGGGCAATCTCCGCAGCGCCCAGAAAGGCTTAGAGCGGGCCGGGTGGCGGGCGCAGATCACTGCCTCAGCTAAGGAAATTGCCAAGGCCCAAGGCATAATCCTGCCGGGAGTAGGGGCCTTTCCCGACGCTATGGAAAGCCTGGCCCGACTGGGGTTGGTGGAAACCATCCGGGAGGCGGCTGCTTCCGGGGTGCCGGTGTTGGGCATCTGCCTGGGCATGCAGCTATTGCTTTCAGGCAGCGAGGAGGGCGGATGGCACGCCGGGCTTGATCTTATTCCCGGCGCGGTCAAGAAATTGCCAAGGGGGGTAAAGATACCCCACATGGGCTGGAACACAGTGGAGCCTACCGCGGCCGCGGGAGAGTTGTTCTCGGCTACCAATTGTGAGGCCCGTTTTTATTTTGTCCACTCTTATTATGCGGTGCCGGAGGATGAGGCGACCGTGGCTGGTTGGACCGAATACGGAGTAAGGTTTGCTTCGGTGGTTAGGCGGGGCCGGGTTTTTGGATTCCAATTTCACCCGGAAAAGAGCAGCACCGAGGGGCTAAAATTGCTCAAACAATTCGGGGAGTTGGTCTTTAATGTTGGTGATTCCCGCAGTTGATCTCAGGGGCGGCAAGTGCGTCCGCCTCTACCAGGGCTCTCCCGACCAGGAGATGGTATTTTCGGAAGACCCGGTGGAGGTGGCAGCGGTTTGGCGGGACAAGGGAGCCCAGTTTTTACACGTGGTGGATTTAGATGGGGCCTTCGTCGGCAACCCCCAGAATACCGACATTGTGGAGCGAATCATCGCTGAGGTGCAAATACCGGTGCAAGTCGGCGGCGGCATCCGCAGCGTGGAAGCAGCCCAGCGCATACTGGACCTGGGGGCGGCCCGGGTGATCCTGGGAACGGTAGCCATAACCGAGCCGTCGGTCATCGAGGAATGCGTGGGTCGCTTTGGAGACAAGGTGGTGGTCGGCATCGACGTCCGCCGGGGCAAGGTGGCAGTGGAGGGATGGGGGACTACGGTGGAAAAGACCGCGGCCGATTTGGCCCGGGAAGTAAAATCCCTGGGGGTGGGCCGGGTGGTATTTACCGATACCCGCCGCGATGGTACCCTCAGGGGCCCCAATTTGGAAGCTTTGCGCCAGCTGGCCGAGGCTAGCGGTTTGAGGCTAATCTTGGCTGGAGGCGTAGCCACGGTGGAGGATATACGCCGAGCCAAGCAACTGGAGCCTCTGGGATTGGAGGCGGTAATCCTAGGCCGGGCCCTTTACGATGGTTCAATAACCTTGGCGGAGGCGCTGGCGGCAGCTGCCGATCCCGGAAGGTAGCGCGGCGCTTCGGCGAGGAGGTAGTTAAGCATGTTGGCCAAACGGATTATCCCTTGTCTGGATGTCAAAGAGGGGCGGGTAGTCAAAGGAACTAATTTTATCAACCTTAGGGATGCGGGGGACCCGGTAGAACTGGCCGCCTTCTACGATCGAGAAGGCGCTGATGAGCTGGTGTTTCTGGATATCAC
This genomic window from Clostridia bacterium contains:
- the hisZ gene encoding ATP phosphoribosyltransferase regulatory subunit, translating into MSENTAWRSDDEQGRNELTAMAQRRLHLETPPGTRDLLFDEAEIKREIENRMSAAFRRWAYREVLTPTLEYYDTLLRGAAQSKDKEIYKFVDREGYILALRPELTTPLARVSQTRLAGQERPLRLFYFGPVFRYAQPQSGRPREFFQTGAELIGGAGAAADAEILALAIEILETAGLRDFQVGLGQVEVMRSLYDKLPLAAEEKEDLLEALGRKDLVAVEQIIAQKGQGQSQARLLTALLELHGGKETLEQARSLAEGTEAVPALESLELVWDLVQSYGKSPRLFLDLGILRDFNYYTGLVFEVYVPGLGIPLGGGGRYDHLLAQFGEPCPATGFALNLDLIIQALLRQEEGRAGGRERAGLPAEAGSPQYLVAGSDWSQVVAYARRLRQKGFRVEVDLAGLGSEEAQEYARRRGIDQVIFLGDRTGR
- a CDS encoding ATP phosphoribosyltransferase; translation: MNPLLTLALPKGKLGQESLALLAKIGWPGAGIDPDARALVHEFPEANKKYIFCRPTDVPTLVEYGAADVGMVGKDTLLEASANVYELVDLQFGYCRLVLAVPAAFLGREELACPERIDLLSFCQRWGQFRVATKFPRLAQAFFREQGIPAEVIKLHGNIELAPRVGLAQGIVDLVATGKTLRDNHLVAIRTIHESTARLIVNRVSYRLKYHQVQELVEALKKALAAAGARDGALGGSA
- the hisB gene encoding imidazoleglycerol-phosphate dehydratase HisB yields the protein MAEPASGPRVAEVQRETKETQVRLRLSLDGDGTFRGSTGVGFMDHMLELFCAHAWVDLEIEMSGDLQVDAHHSLEDLGICLGQALRKAWGDKRGLARYGWCLLPMDEALILLALDLSSRPYLSFEVSLGAGRIGDLDAELIEEFLRALTNQGGITLHVRQLAGKNSHHIAEAIFKGLGRCLRQAVALEVGPGADRIPSTKGVL
- the hisH gene encoding imidazole glycerol phosphate synthase subunit HisH gives rise to the protein MEVGAADGAGETLTGQPRLVIVDYGMGNLRSAQKGLERAGWRAQITASAKEIAKAQGIILPGVGAFPDAMESLARLGLVETIREAAASGVPVLGICLGMQLLLSGSEEGGWHAGLDLIPGAVKKLPRGVKIPHMGWNTVEPTAAAGELFSATNCEARFYFVHSYYAVPEDEATVAGWTEYGVRFASVVRRGRVFGFQFHPEKSSTEGLKLLKQFGELVFNVGDSRS
- the hisA gene encoding 1-(5-phosphoribosyl)-5-[(5-phosphoribosylamino)methylideneamino]imidazole-4-carboxamide isomerase; protein product: MLVIPAVDLRGGKCVRLYQGSPDQEMVFSEDPVEVAAVWRDKGAQFLHVVDLDGAFVGNPQNTDIVERIIAEVQIPVQVGGGIRSVEAAQRILDLGAARVILGTVAITEPSVIEECVGRFGDKVVVGIDVRRGKVAVEGWGTTVEKTAADLAREVKSLGVGRVVFTDTRRDGTLRGPNLEALRQLAEASGLRLILAGGVATVEDIRRAKQLEPLGLEAVILGRALYDGSITLAEALAAAADPGR